From Curtobacterium sp. MCBA15_012:
ACGAGCATCGGCAGGACGGTCCGGTACCGCCAGCCCGAGTCCGGCCACCCGTGCGCGAGGAGCACCGGGAGCGCGTCCGGCCGACCGGACCGCGCGTGCAGCACGTGCACGCCGATGCCGTCCACCACGACCCGGCGCGAGGGCAGCGCCGCCAGCGCGGCACGGTGCGCCGCGAAGTCGAAGCCGTCGGCCCAGTACGCGACGAGTTCCCGCAGCTCGTCGACGTCGACGCCGAGCGACCATCCCTCCACGCCGGTCGTGTCCGGCCAACGGGTCGCCCGGAGGCGCGCACGCAGGTCCGCGATGGTGGCGTCGTCGATCAGCGGCGTCTCGCTCATGCGGCGCACGCTACGCGGCACCTCCGTCACGGCGCGACCACGGGCGGACGGGAGGCGCGGTGCCGGCCCGCACCGCGCCTCCCGTCCGCCCGTGGCTGTGTCAGCAGCCCCACCCGGCGGTCCGTCAGGCGGCGACCAGGAAGTCGTCCCACTCGGCCTGCGGCCGCTCGATCCCGCGCACGACCCACGAGGCGCCGTGCGGGGCCTTCGGCCGGAACCGGAGTCGCCAGCCCATCTCCTGCGGTGTGCGGTCGCCCTTCGTGTTGTTGCACGCGAGGCAGCAGGCGACGAGGTTCTCCCAGGAGTCCTGTCCCCCGCGCGAGCGCGGCTGCACGTGGTCGATGGTGGTGGCGTGCCGGTCGCAGTACGCGCACCGGTTCGCGTCGCGGCGGAGCACCCCGCGGCGTGACACCGGCACGAGCCGCGCGTGCGGGATGCGCACGTACCGCGTGAGGATGATCACGGACGGACGGTCGAAGGTCGCGGTCGACCCCGTGACCGGGTGGTCGGCGTCGGCGGCGACGATGGCGGCCTTCTGGTTCATGACCAGCACGAGGGCCCGTCGGTCCGAGATCACCGCGAGGGGCTCGTAACCGGCGTTGAGGACGAGAGTGCGCATGGGTTCCCTTCCGACGTGCCTGGACGGCTTCCAGGCGCTGCGGGTGCGTCGGGCCGAGCGACGCCGACGTGGGACCGCGGTCTGCGACCACGCCCGGAACCGCGAAGAGCACCACCCGGATGGGCAGTGCTCTCGTCAGGACAGGGCGTGATGGTGCACGCAGGGGGCGGTCGACCGTATGTCCACGAGCGCGCGCCGACCCGTGGTGCGGGTCGTGCGGATCGCTGACATGAGGTCTCCCGTGGTCGGGCCGGCTTCGGACCGGTGCAGCGTCAGGCTACGTCAGAAACCGGCCCAGCACGAGGGTGTGCGGGCCGGTTTCCGGGAGTGTTCACGGGAACGACACGTCGGTCGTCACCGCGGCGCGTGGTCTGGCGACCGGAGCGCGGGTGCCGTCGTCAGATGCCGAAGCGGACGATGTGGTAGCTGTTCGACCAGATCGGGCGGATCGAGACCGATCCGCCGGGCTTCGGGGCGTCCATGATCATGCCGTTGCCCATGTAGAAGCCGTCGTGCGAGCCGTCGTTGAACACGACGACGTCGCCGGGCTGCGCCTGGGACTCGGGGATCGTCGTGCCCGCAGCGTCCTGCAGCGGGACCGAGTGCGCCAGCTTGATGCCGTACTGCGCGTAGACGTACATGACGTAGCCCGAGCAGTCGAAGCCGGACGGGTCGGCGCCGCCGAAGACGTAGGGCGTGCCGATGTACTGCTTCGCGGTGGCCACGACCGCGGGGAGCGAGAACGGGGTGTTCGCGGCCGATGCGGTCTTCGCGATCTCCGATGCGCTCGGGCCGCTGTACGACTGGTACTGCTTCTGCGTCGCGGCGCGGGCGGCCTGGGTCGCGGCGGCCTGCTGGGCTGCCTCGGCGGCGGCCTTCTGCGCGGCCTGCTGGTCGAGGGTCGACTGCGCGGTGGCGCCGTAGCCGTCACGGTCGGTGCCGGCGAGGGCGACCGCGTCCGACACCGAGAACTGCTGGGCGTCGACGGTGCGGACCTGGCGCTGCGCGGTCGCGGCGTCGGTCCCGGTCTGCTGCGTCGACGCGAACGCCGGGGCGACCGCGACGGTGCCGAACATGCCCGCTGCGACGGTCAGGACGACCGGTGCGAGGAACCGGCGCTTGCGGGCCGAGGCACTCGCCTTCGCGGTCTCCGCGGCACGGGCGGCCTGTGCGGCACGTCGGCCACCGGGGAGCGGGGCGTCACGGACCGGGGTGACCTTGCGCACGGGGGCGGTGGTCTCGCGTGCTGCTCGTCGGGTGAGCGGGGCGGCGGCGACGGGGGCGGCGTTCGCGGTGTTCGTCGGGTTCGCGGGGGTCTGGCCGTCCGCGGCGGAACCGGTCTGCGTCAAGGGTGGTGTCTCCGGCGTCTCGTCATCACGACCGGTGGCGGGTGACCGCCGGTGTGCAACCCCATCCGTTCGTCATCGTCTCCGATCGAGGCAGGAGACGGGTTCGAGACGTCCTGCCACGGGTCCTGGGCCTCGTGGGCGGCCCGGGACTCGTCGAGTGTACGTGGGCACCGTTACCGTGTCGAGACGAAACGCCCCTCAGGTAACGGTCTGGTGACGAAGCCCTGGTCAGGAGCCTGTGCGTGCCGTTACCTTGTGGGGTTTCTCAGACCCGGCGGTCGCCCTGGGCGCTCAGGACCGCTCGATGTACACGTGCTGCGCGACCTCGGACGGCAGCTCGATGCCCGCGTCCTCGCCCTCGACCCGCACGGCCACGTAGGCACCGGCCCGCTGCACGCTCGCGACCCGGCCGGGCATGACGCCCGCGGTGCGCAGCTGGTGGAGCAGCTCCGGCTCGAACTGGACGGGCTCGCCCAGGCGGCGGACGACCCCGGTCGCGACGGCGTCGGTGCCCTCGGTCGCGGCGACGATGTTCTGCACGCCGTCGAGGAAGCCGCCGGCCTCGGGTCCGCCGATCTCGGCGAGGCCGGGGATCGGGTTGCCGTACGGCGACTCGGTCGGGTTGCCGAGCATCTCGAGCAGGCGGACCTCGACCTGCTCGCTCATGACGTGCTCCCACCGGCAGGCCTCGTCGTGCACGAAGGCCCAGTCGAGGCCGATGACGTCGGACAGCAGGCGTTCGGCGAGACGGTGCTTGCGCATGACGTGGGTGGCGCGGGAGCGACCCTCGGTGGTGAGCTCGAGGTGCCGGTCCCCGGAGACCACGACGAGGCCGTCGCGTTCCATGCGGGCGACGGTCTGCGAGACCGTCGGGCCGGAGTGCCCCAGGCGCTCGGAGATGCGCGCGCGCAGCGGGACGATCCCCTCTTCCTCGAGGTCGAGGATCGTCCGCAGGTACATCTCCGTGGTGTCGACGAGATCGGTCACGGTCCGCCTCTCATGTCTGGGCCCAGCGCGCCCACCCTACTTGTTCGGGGTGACAACGAGGAACGCTCGCGAAGGCGCGTCCACGGGCGCAGCGGGCGTGCTGCTCCGACCGGACGGCTGGGGTGGGATACCGCTCGCTAGGGTTGCTCCATGGCCGACATCGTCATCCCCGCCGAACTCCTCCCCACCGACGGCCGCTTCGGCTGCGGGCCGTCCAAGATCCGTGGCGCACAGCTCGAGTCCCTCGTGACGCGCGGGGCGACGATCCTCGGGACGTCCCACCGCCAGCAGCCCGTCAAGTCCCTCGTCGGCGACGTCCGCCGGGGCCTGGCAGACTTGTTCCAGCTGCCGGACGGCTACGAGGTCGTCCTCGGCAACGGCGGCTCGACCGCGTTCTGGGACGCAGCGGCGTTCGGCCTCGTCGAGCGCCGTGCCCAGCACCTGTCCTTCGGCGAGTTCGGGGCGAAGTTCGCCAAGTCCACCTCGGCCCCGTGGCTCGAGGCCCCGCACGTCGTCGAGGCGCCCGGCGGCTCGCTGTCCGCACTCGAACCGATCGAGGGCGTCGACGTCTACGCCTACCCGCACAACGAGACCTCGACGGGCGTCATGGCCCCCGTGGTCCGCGCGGCCGGCGACGACGGCGCCCTGACCGTCGTCGACGCCACGAGCGCCGCGGGCGGAGCGGCCTTCGACGTCAGCGCGACCGACGTCTACTACTTCGCGCCGCAGAAGAACTTCGCCTCCGACGGCGGCCTGTGGCTCGCCCTGTTCTCGCCGGCGGCGCTCGAACGCGTCGAGCGGATCGCTGCCTCGGACCGGTACGTGCCCGAGTTCCTGTCGCTGAAGAACGCCGTCGACAACTCGCGGCTCGACCAGACGCTGAACACCCCGGCGCTCGCGACCCTGCTGATGCTCGACGACCAGGTGTCCTGGATCAACCAGTCCGGCGGCCTCGCGTGGGCGGACACCCGGACGCGGACCTCGTCCTCGACGATCTACGACTGGGCGGACTCGGTCGACTACGCGACGCCGTTCGTCACCGAGCCGTCGCACCGGTCGCAGGTCGTCGCGACGATCGACCTCGACGACTCGATCGACGCGAAGGCCGTCGCCGCGACCCTGCGTGCCAACGGGATCGTCGACACGGAGCCGTACCGGAAGCTCGGCCGCAACCAGCTCCGGGTCGCGACCTTCACGGCGATCGACCCCGACGACGTCGCGAAGCTCGTCCAGGCGATCGACTTCGTCGTGCACGCGCTGCGCGGCTGAGGCGCGACCCGCCACGTGGCCGGGACCGCGCGGCGGTCCGGTCGGTCCGGGACCACGAGACGGACGGGAGGCGCGGTGCCAGCTGGCACCGCGCCTCCCGTCCGTCTCGTGGTGCGCACCAGCTCGTGGTTCGTGGTGCGCTGCAGGTCGCGGTGCGCGTCAGGTCGCGGTGCGCGACCGGTCGCGGTGCGCGTCAGGTCACGGCGCGCGTCGGCCGCGGTGCGCGTCCGGTCGTGTTCGTGGTCGCGGTCCCGCGGTCCCGTGGTCCGGACCGTCGGCCGGGGCGGGTCGTCGACCCGCCCCGGTCGGGGTCAACCGCGGTGGCGGCCCGGCTCGGTCTCGCCGGCGTCGAGCCGGTCGAGCTCCAGGTCGTCGTCCGGCTCGGTCGGACGGACGCGCCGTGCGCGGCGCCGGGCGCCGCGGGAACGCGGCGCGGCCTCCGTGTCGTCGTCGTCCGCGTCGTCCGTCGTGTCCGCGTCGGTCACGTGGCCGAGCGCGACGACCTCGGCGGCCCGGTCGACGTCGACGCCGTCGAGCTCGTCGTCGTCGGACTCGTCGAGGTCGTCCTCGTCGTCGCCGAACTCGTCGTCGTCGGCCTCGTCGTCGTCCGGGTCCTCGTAGTCGGCGTCCTCGTCCGAGTCCGCGTCGTCGTCCTCGTCGGCGTCCTCGTCGTCCTCGGACTCGCCCTGGGACGCGCGGTACTCCGCCATGCGCTCGGACCACGGCACCCACTCGGGCGCGACGAGCGAGCCGTCACCCGGCATCAGCTCGACCTCGAGCACCGTGGGCTCGTCGCCCTCGACGTGCGCGACAGAGACGGTCCAGCGCCAGCCGGGGTAGCCGGGCATCCGGTTCGAGAACAGGACCGAGACGACCCCGTCGCCCTCGTCGACCGTGCCGACCGGCTGTCCGACGGTGTCCTCGGACGTGACCTCGAGCAGCGCCGTGCGCGCGAGCTCCGTGACGTCGACCATCAGGCGTCCAGCTGGTCTGCGACGTGGCGCAGGATCGCGGCGATGCGCTCGCCGTTCTTCGGGTAGCGCCCGTGGCGGAGGTCGCCGCTGATGCGGTCGAGCTCCTTCACGAGGTCCTCGACGATGACGGCCATGTCGTCGGCGGACCGACGGGACATCTTCGCGAGGGAGGGCTGCTCCTCGAGCATGCGGACGGACAGCGCCTGTGACCCCTTCTTGCCCTGCACGACGCCGTACTCCAGGCGCGTGCCGGCCTTGACCGAGGTGGTGCCGTCCGGCAGCGAGGACGCGTGCAGGAACACGGGCTCACCGTCGTCGCCGGTGATGAACCCGAACCCCTTCTGGTCGTCGTAGAACTTGACCTTGCCGGTGGGCATGCGTGGACTCCTCGAGGTCGTGGAACGGCCGTGGTGCGTCGGATATCCTGGGTCGATGGCCAAGCCGACCCGATCGACCGGGAACCCGCGCGATGACGTGCAGCCCCCGGTGACGTTCAATCGTACCGAACGCGTGCTCGGGTTCATGGTCGGGGGGATCTTCATCGCCGCGCTCCTCTGCATCGCAGCGATGATCGTCATGTGGTTGACCGACCCGAGCGCGCAGGGCTCGATGCCGTGGCCGGTCGTCATGGCGGTCCCGCTCATCGGCCTGCCGATCGGCATGGTGCTCGTGTTCGTCCTGCTCGGCCTGACCTGGTCGAAGCGCGCCCGCGAGAACCGGTCGGGACGCTGAGCACCGGCGCCGACCGGAGCCGGGGCCGATGACGACCACCGCAGACCTCGCCGCACGACTGCGCGCGATGCCCGACGACGAGCTCGAACGGCTCGTGGTCGCCCGTCGACTGCCCGCCGCCGTGCTGGCCGACTCCGGTCCGCAGCACGCGACCGACTTCTTCGACCTCGCCGAGGCGCTCCGCAGCGACGACGCGGTCGACGCGGCGCTCGAGCACCTGCCGAGGGCGACGCTCCTCGCCCTCGTGCACGGCGCCGGTGCCGCGGACGCGCTCGCCCCGGCGGTGGCGCTCGGCCTGGCCGACCCCGACGGTGGCGTCGACGACGCGGTCGGTGCCCGACTGGCGGCCCACCCCGACCTCGGCGCCCTGCGCGACGCGCCGGACGCCGACGGCCCGTCCGAGCAGACCGGGGACCCGCGGCAGGGCGCTGCGCCGGACGACGAGCGGGACCGAGCGGCCGGTGCGGAGCAGGCGTTCGCGACGATGACCGTGCTCGCCGAGCTCGTCCGCGCGGTCGACCAGGGAGGCGTCCGCGAACTCGTGAAGGGCGGCATCGGCACCCCGCTCGCGCGGACCCTCGGCGAGCGCGTCGGCGCCGAGGCCGAGGTCGTGTCCGACCGGCTGGCCCTGCTCGCCCGGGTCGGGTACGCCGACCCCGGCGAGGGCGTCTGGACCACCACGGACGACGGGCGGACCTGGCTCACGACGGACTGGCCCGAGCGCTGGACCGGTCTGGTCGGACGCTGGTGGTCCTCGCTCGACCCGGCCGTGCACGACGTCCTCGAGACCGCCGGGGACGACCTGCGCGACCTCGTGTCCGTCGGCCGCTGGCGCTACCCGGCCGGATCCCGCTGGCTCGACGCGACGCTGCTCCAGGTGGCGGGGACGGCGTCGGCGCTCGGGCTCGCGGTCGACGGCACCGTCACCTCGACCGGGCGCGCCGTCGTCGCCGGTGACGCCGGGGCCGCCGCCACCGACCTCCCGCCGACCGTCGACACCGTGTACCTCCAGCACGACCTCACCGTGATCGCGCCCGGTCCGCTGACACCGGCCGACGACGCCGCACTGCGCGTGGTCGCCGACCTCGAGGCGCCCGGGCTCGCCGCCCGGTACCGGGTCTCCGAGGACTCGGTCCGCCGGGCCCTCCGCGCCGGACACACGAAGGAGGCGCTGCTCGCCTCGCTCGACCGGCTGTCCGCCACCGGGGTGCCGCAGCCGCTCGCCTACCTGGTCGACCAGGTCGCCGGACGCGACGGCGGCATCGTCGTCGACGTCGATGCCTCCGGGACGGGGGCCGTCGTGCACGGCACCCCGGACCAGCTCGACCTGATCGGGGTCGACGCCGAACTCCGTCAGCTCACGTGGGAGCGCCCGGACCTGACGACCCTCGTCACGCACCACCCGGCGCACGTGGTCCAGGCAGCGCTCGAGGAACAGCGGTACCCGGCCGTGCTGACGGCCGCCGCCCGCCCCGCGACGCGGGTCGCGCCTCCCGTCCGTCGCCGCGCCGCCGGCCGCACGCCGGAGCAGGCGGCGCACGCCCTCGTGGAACGGCTCCGTCTGACCACCCGCCGCGGCGAGGCGGAGCCGGAGCAGGAGTGGCTCGGGCGGCAGATCGACCTGGCGGTGCGTGGACGCACCCCGGTCCGCGTGACGGTGCGGATGCCGGACGGGTCGGAACACCCGTTCTCGATCGTGCCGACGTCGGTCGCGGCGGGGCGGGTGCGCGGACGGGACACCGGCGTGGACGTCGAGCGGACGCTGCCGCTGTCGCTCGTGGTGTCCGTGGAGAGCGAAGCCTGAGCGGGGTGGTCGGTCGGCGGCGTTCCTCCGCAGGCGAACGGTCGGGGCCGCTCCTCCACCGGAGCGCTGCGCACCGCACCCGTTCGCAGCCGCGACGCCTAGGCTGATCCGTCATGAACGGAC
This genomic window contains:
- a CDS encoding HNH endonuclease; amino-acid sequence: MRTLVLNAGYEPLAVISDRRALVLVMNQKAAIVAADADHPVTGSTATFDRPSVIILTRYVRIPHARLVPVSRRGVLRRDANRCAYCDRHATTIDHVQPRSRGGQDSWENLVACCLACNNTKGDRTPQEMGWRLRFRPKAPHGASWVVRGIERPQAEWDDFLVAA
- a CDS encoding C40 family peptidase, with the translated sequence MTQTGSAADGQTPANPTNTANAAPVAAAPLTRRAARETTAPVRKVTPVRDAPLPGGRRAAQAARAAETAKASASARKRRFLAPVVLTVAAGMFGTVAVAPAFASTQQTGTDAATAQRQVRTVDAQQFSVSDAVALAGTDRDGYGATAQSTLDQQAAQKAAAEAAQQAAATQAARAATQKQYQSYSGPSASEIAKTASAANTPFSLPAVVATAKQYIGTPYVFGGADPSGFDCSGYVMYVYAQYGIKLAHSVPLQDAAGTTIPESQAQPGDVVVFNDGSHDGFYMGNGMIMDAPKPGGSVSIRPIWSNSYHIVRFGI
- a CDS encoding metal-dependent transcriptional regulator → MTDLVDTTEMYLRTILDLEEEGIVPLRARISERLGHSGPTVSQTVARMERDGLVVVSGDRHLELTTEGRSRATHVMRKHRLAERLLSDVIGLDWAFVHDEACRWEHVMSEQVEVRLLEMLGNPTESPYGNPIPGLAEIGGPEAGGFLDGVQNIVAATEGTDAVATGVVRRLGEPVQFEPELLHQLRTAGVMPGRVASVQRAGAYVAVRVEGEDAGIELPSEVAQHVYIERS
- the serC gene encoding phosphoserine transaminase, which gives rise to MADIVIPAELLPTDGRFGCGPSKIRGAQLESLVTRGATILGTSHRQQPVKSLVGDVRRGLADLFQLPDGYEVVLGNGGSTAFWDAAAFGLVERRAQHLSFGEFGAKFAKSTSAPWLEAPHVVEAPGGSLSALEPIEGVDVYAYPHNETSTGVMAPVVRAAGDDGALTVVDATSAAGGAAFDVSATDVYYFAPQKNFASDGGLWLALFSPAALERVERIAASDRYVPEFLSLKNAVDNSRLDQTLNTPALATLLMLDDQVSWINQSGGLAWADTRTRTSSSTIYDWADSVDYATPFVTEPSHRSQVVATIDLDDSIDAKAVAATLRANGIVDTEPYRKLGRNQLRVATFTAIDPDDVAKLVQAIDFVVHALRG
- a CDS encoding DUF3027 domain-containing protein translates to MVDVTELARTALLEVTSEDTVGQPVGTVDEGDGVVSVLFSNRMPGYPGWRWTVSVAHVEGDEPTVLEVELMPGDGSLVAPEWVPWSERMAEYRASQGESEDDEDADEDDDADSDEDADYEDPDDDEADDDEFGDDEDDLDESDDDELDGVDVDRAAEVVALGHVTDADTTDDADDDDTEAAPRSRGARRRARRVRPTEPDDDLELDRLDAGETEPGRHRG
- a CDS encoding cold-shock protein, coding for MPTGKVKFYDDQKGFGFITGDDGEPVFLHASSLPDGTTSVKAGTRLEYGVVQGKKGSQALSVRMLEEQPSLAKMSRRSADDMAVIVEDLVKELDRISGDLRHGRYPKNGERIAAILRHVADQLDA
- a CDS encoding helicase-associated domain-containing protein, yielding MTTTADLAARLRAMPDDELERLVVARRLPAAVLADSGPQHATDFFDLAEALRSDDAVDAALEHLPRATLLALVHGAGAADALAPAVALGLADPDGGVDDAVGARLAAHPDLGALRDAPDADGPSEQTGDPRQGAAPDDERDRAAGAEQAFATMTVLAELVRAVDQGGVRELVKGGIGTPLARTLGERVGAEAEVVSDRLALLARVGYADPGEGVWTTTDDGRTWLTTDWPERWTGLVGRWWSSLDPAVHDVLETAGDDLRDLVSVGRWRYPAGSRWLDATLLQVAGTASALGLAVDGTVTSTGRAVVAGDAGAAATDLPPTVDTVYLQHDLTVIAPGPLTPADDAALRVVADLEAPGLAARYRVSEDSVRRALRAGHTKEALLASLDRLSATGVPQPLAYLVDQVAGRDGGIVVDVDASGTGAVVHGTPDQLDLIGVDAELRQLTWERPDLTTLVTHHPAHVVQAALEEQRYPAVLTAAARPATRVAPPVRRRAAGRTPEQAAHALVERLRLTTRRGEAEPEQEWLGRQIDLAVRGRTPVRVTVRMPDGSEHPFSIVPTSVAAGRVRGRDTGVDVERTLPLSLVVSVESEA